A part of Nocardioides sp. WS12 genomic DNA contains:
- a CDS encoding NAD-dependent malic enzyme, protein MRLHTTVDHGVVGEVATAIADAGGVVTAIDVAESSNQRLTVDVTCSAADAEHAGELQVAVAAVEGVDVHKVSDRTFLIHLGGKIEVGSKVPLKTRDDLSLAYTPGVGRVCMAIAENPADLRRLTIKGNTVAVVTDGSAVLGLGNIGPGAALPVMEGKAALFKRFGGIDAWPICLDTQDTDEIVRTVELIAPGFGGINLEDIAAPRCFEIEARLRERLDIPVFHDDQHGTAIVVVAALTNALRVVRKEIGVARIVVSGAGAAGTAIVKLLLAAGVQDVVVVDRAGALVTGDEGLSPAHVELAALTNRDSRRGGLQDVLVGADVFIGVSAPGVLQAEWIETMATDPVVFALANPDPEVDPAVAAKYAAVVASGRSDFPNQINNVLAFPGVFRGLLDARATEVTTDMMLRAADAIAHVVHDDELNASFIMPSVFHPEVHTAVATAIALKTE, encoded by the coding sequence ATGCGTCTGCACACCACAGTCGACCACGGCGTGGTCGGCGAGGTGGCCACGGCCATCGCCGATGCCGGTGGCGTCGTCACCGCCATCGACGTCGCAGAGTCCAGCAACCAGCGGCTCACGGTCGACGTGACCTGCTCGGCCGCCGACGCCGAACACGCGGGCGAACTGCAGGTCGCCGTGGCCGCGGTCGAAGGCGTCGACGTCCACAAGGTTTCCGACCGCACCTTCCTGATCCACCTCGGCGGCAAGATCGAGGTCGGCTCCAAGGTCCCGTTGAAGACGCGCGACGACCTCTCGCTCGCCTACACGCCCGGCGTCGGCCGGGTCTGCATGGCGATCGCCGAGAACCCGGCCGACCTGCGCCGCCTCACCATCAAGGGCAACACGGTCGCCGTGGTGACCGACGGCAGTGCCGTGCTGGGCCTGGGCAACATCGGTCCGGGCGCCGCGCTCCCCGTGATGGAGGGCAAGGCCGCCCTGTTCAAGCGGTTCGGCGGCATCGACGCGTGGCCGATCTGCCTGGACACCCAGGACACCGACGAGATCGTGCGCACCGTCGAACTGATCGCCCCCGGCTTCGGCGGCATCAACCTCGAGGACATCGCCGCACCCCGCTGCTTCGAGATCGAGGCCCGCCTGCGCGAGCGCCTCGACATCCCGGTCTTCCACGACGACCAGCACGGTACGGCGATCGTCGTGGTCGCCGCACTGACGAACGCCTTGCGCGTGGTCCGCAAGGAGATCGGCGTGGCCCGCATCGTCGTCTCCGGTGCCGGCGCTGCCGGTACGGCGATCGTGAAGCTCTTGCTCGCTGCCGGTGTGCAGGACGTCGTGGTCGTGGACCGCGCCGGCGCTCTGGTCACGGGCGACGAGGGCCTCTCCCCGGCGCACGTCGAGCTGGCTGCCCTGACCAACCGCGACAGCCGTCGCGGCGGACTGCAGGACGTGCTCGTCGGTGCCGACGTCTTCATCGGCGTGAGCGCCCCTGGCGTGCTGCAGGCGGAATGGATCGAGACCATGGCGACCGACCCCGTGGTCTTCGCCCTCGCAAACCCGGACCCGGAGGTGGACCCCGCCGTGGCCGCGAAGTACGCCGCCGTGGTGGCGTCGGGACGCTCCGACTTCCCCAACCAGATCAACAACGTGCTCGCCTTCCCCGGCGTCTTCCGGGGCCTGCTCGACGCCCGCGCCACCGAGGTCACCACCGACATGATGCTGCGCGCCGCAGACGCGATCGCGCACGTCGTACACGACGACGAGCTCAACGCGAGCTTCATCATGCCGTCGGTCTTCCACCCCGAGGTGCACACGGCCGTGGCGACGGCCATCGCGCTCAAGACGGAGTGA
- a CDS encoding aminopeptidase P family protein, whose product MSDNTPELKTEQHDPAVPEAYLAFMRTGWDDRGDAVERQAVADPAAARRTRLAETFPGERLVLPGGGYKVRAYDTDYRFRADTAHAYFSGNQTSDATLVIEPDGSPVLYARPRSGRESDEFFRDRQYGALWAGKRPSAEELEAALGLPVRHVNDLATDLAAGGAKTRVHRKVSADVDALVAGDEGRDTELARVVSEMRLVKDDWELAELQAAVDATALGFEDCVREWDQVLVHGERWLEGTFFRRARTMGNDLGYDSIVACGPHATTLHWIENSGPIVPGQLILLDMGVEGANLYTADVTRTIPVSGTFTPLQRELYSLVLEAHEAALAVLKPGAKFLSGHDAAMNVLAHGLGDLGLLPVSVEEALSPDSKVYSRWTLHGTSHMLGMDVHDCGHAAPEAYRDADLTEGMVLTVEPGLYFQSDDLLVPEELRGIGIRIEDDVVVTADGVRNLSSALPRTPDAIEEWMGSLRG is encoded by the coding sequence GTGAGTGACAACACCCCCGAACTCAAGACTGAACAGCACGACCCCGCGGTCCCGGAGGCCTACCTCGCCTTCATGCGGACCGGTTGGGACGATCGCGGCGATGCCGTGGAGCGTCAGGCCGTCGCAGATCCGGCAGCCGCACGACGTACCCGGTTGGCCGAAACGTTCCCCGGCGAGCGGTTGGTCCTGCCCGGCGGCGGCTACAAGGTGCGTGCCTACGACACCGACTACCGTTTCCGCGCCGACACTGCCCACGCGTACTTCTCGGGCAACCAGACCTCCGACGCGACGCTCGTCATCGAGCCCGACGGATCGCCGGTGCTGTACGCCCGTCCGCGGTCCGGCAGAGAGAGTGACGAGTTCTTCAGGGACCGCCAGTACGGCGCCCTGTGGGCCGGCAAGCGTCCGTCGGCGGAGGAACTGGAGGCCGCCCTCGGGTTGCCGGTCCGGCACGTCAACGACCTGGCCACTGACCTCGCAGCCGGTGGCGCCAAGACCCGTGTGCACCGCAAGGTGTCGGCCGACGTCGACGCCCTCGTGGCAGGCGACGAAGGTCGCGACACCGAGCTGGCCCGCGTGGTCTCGGAGATGCGGCTGGTCAAGGACGACTGGGAGCTCGCCGAGCTCCAGGCGGCCGTCGACGCGACTGCGCTCGGCTTCGAGGACTGTGTCCGCGAATGGGACCAGGTCCTGGTGCACGGCGAGCGCTGGCTGGAGGGCACCTTCTTCCGCCGCGCACGCACCATGGGCAACGACCTCGGCTACGACTCGATCGTGGCCTGCGGACCGCACGCCACGACGCTTCACTGGATCGAGAACTCCGGTCCGATCGTCCCGGGCCAGTTGATCCTGCTCGACATGGGCGTCGAAGGTGCGAACCTCTACACCGCCGACGTGACCCGCACGATTCCCGTGTCCGGCACCTTCACCCCGCTGCAGCGCGAGCTCTACTCCTTGGTGCTCGAAGCGCACGAGGCCGCGCTCGCCGTCCTCAAGCCCGGGGCGAAGTTCCTCTCGGGCCACGACGCCGCGATGAACGTCCTGGCGCACGGGCTCGGCGACCTCGGCCTGCTCCCCGTGTCGGTGGAGGAAGCCCTGTCCCCCGACTCGAAGGTCTACTCGCGCTGGACGCTCCACGGCACCAGCCACATGCTCGGCATGGACGTCCACGACTGCGGGCACGCCGCGCCTGAGGCCTACCGCGACGCCGACCTGACGGAGGGCATGGTGCTCACGGTCGAGCCCGGCCTGTACTTCCAGTCCGACGACCTCCTCGTCCCCGAGGAACTGCGCGGCATCGGCATCCGGATCGAGGACGACGTCGTGGTGACGGCCGACGGCGTACGCAACCTGTCCTCGGCGCTGCCCCGGACTCCGGACGCCATCGAGGAATGGATGGGTTCGCTGCGCGGCTGA
- a CDS encoding thioredoxin domain-containing protein, whose protein sequence is MSNENSKATARAKAAELRAEQAKRENQRRLLTIGAVVAAMVLIVGGAIGISLLNKKDVKATPAGSSDYGVSIGEEGAPHTVVIYEDFLCPYCGALESETRGDLEDLAAEGKVLVEYRPFNLLGAEGRTYSIRATNAFAIVLEKSGPDVAKKFHDLLFENQPSEANADAEAPNDDIIALAVEAGATESDVRDGVENLSHADWVTKATDEARKANVQGTPTILLDGEVFDDGRTVQDLADNLIAALD, encoded by the coding sequence ATGTCCAACGAGAACTCGAAGGCCACGGCCCGAGCCAAGGCTGCCGAGCTGCGCGCCGAGCAGGCCAAGCGTGAGAACCAGCGCCGCCTCCTCACGATCGGCGCCGTCGTCGCCGCCATGGTGCTGATCGTCGGCGGTGCCATCGGGATCAGCCTGCTGAATAAGAAGGACGTCAAGGCCACGCCGGCCGGCTCGAGCGACTACGGCGTCAGCATCGGCGAGGAGGGTGCGCCGCACACGGTCGTCATCTACGAGGACTTCCTCTGCCCCTACTGCGGAGCACTGGAGTCCGAGACCCGCGGCGATCTGGAAGACCTCGCCGCTGAGGGCAAGGTCCTCGTCGAGTACCGCCCGTTCAACCTGCTCGGCGCCGAGGGGCGCACCTACTCGATCCGGGCCACGAACGCGTTCGCCATCGTGCTGGAGAAGTCAGGCCCCGACGTGGCCAAGAAGTTCCACGACCTGCTCTTCGAGAACCAGCCCTCGGAGGCCAACGCGGACGCCGAGGCGCCGAACGACGACATCATCGCCCTCGCGGTCGAGGCCGGTGCCACGGAGTCCGACGTCCGTGACGGCGTGGAGAACCTGTCGCACGCCGACTGGGTCACCAAGGCGACGGACGAAGCCCGCAAGGCCAATGTCCAGGGCACGCCCACGATCCTCCTCGACGGAGAGGTGTTCGACGACGGCCGCACGGTCCAGGACCTTGCGGACAACCTGATCGCGGCGCTGGACTGA
- a CDS encoding phosphotransferase → MSGSVPLVAEAEGLTADWLSLALGARVDSVTLTPVGTGQIGTCHRLELHGDPSLPASVLAKLPAVDPAARAMLANPYRTELRFYREIAPTLAVRVPAVHHADGAEEGGDFVLLLEDLAPAVQGDQIGGCTIAQVEDAVVNLAGLHGPRWCDPTLLDIEGLSINGPEDAALMAELFGPAVDLFVDNLADQLSDDDVATVRAVPEVIERWALARAERFGPVHGDYRLDNLLFPPDGGPGVVAVDWQTLSLALPARDLAYAVATSLDPESRRGAEEALVAAYHRALVGQGVTSYSRELCWDDYRFAMLQVPLVCVFGQAYGTRTERGDRMFAVMTARACAAIRELETIALV, encoded by the coding sequence ATGAGCGGCAGCGTGCCGCTGGTGGCGGAGGCAGAGGGCCTGACTGCGGACTGGCTGAGCCTCGCTCTCGGTGCGCGGGTCGACTCGGTGACCCTCACGCCGGTCGGGACCGGTCAGATCGGCACCTGCCATCGTCTCGAGCTGCACGGTGACCCCTCGCTGCCGGCGAGCGTCCTGGCGAAGCTGCCCGCCGTCGATCCCGCAGCGCGGGCGATGCTGGCCAACCCTTACCGCACCGAGCTCCGGTTCTACCGCGAGATCGCACCGACCCTCGCGGTGCGGGTGCCCGCCGTCCACCACGCCGACGGAGCCGAGGAGGGCGGCGACTTCGTGCTGCTCCTCGAAGACCTGGCGCCTGCCGTCCAGGGCGACCAGATCGGCGGCTGCACCATCGCCCAGGTCGAGGACGCGGTCGTGAACCTCGCGGGGCTCCACGGGCCGCGCTGGTGTGATCCGACGCTGCTGGACATCGAGGGCCTGTCCATCAACGGCCCCGAGGACGCAGCGCTGATGGCCGAGCTGTTCGGCCCGGCGGTCGACCTCTTCGTGGACAACCTTGCCGACCAACTCTCCGACGACGACGTCGCGACGGTCCGTGCCGTTCCAGAGGTCATCGAGCGGTGGGCCCTTGCGCGCGCCGAGCGTTTCGGTCCCGTCCACGGCGACTACCGCCTGGACAACCTGCTGTTCCCGCCCGACGGAGGACCGGGTGTCGTGGCCGTCGACTGGCAGACACTGAGCCTGGCCCTGCCTGCGCGCGACCTGGCGTACGCCGTCGCCACCAGCCTCGACCCGGAGTCGCGACGTGGAGCGGAGGAGGCGCTGGTCGCGGCCTACCATCGAGCGCTCGTGGGACAGGGCGTGACGTCGTACTCACGGGAACTGTGCTGGGACGACTACCGGTTCGCGATGCTTCAGGTACCACTGGTCTGCGTGTTCGGCCAGGCCTACGGAACCCGCACCGAACGCGGCGATCGGATGTTCGCGGTGATGACCGCACGCGCCTGTGCGGCCATCCGTGAGCTGGAGACCATCGCGCTGGTCTGA
- a CDS encoding adenosine deaminase, which yields MSDSALAGFIAGLPKAELHVHHVGSASERIVSELAERHPGTVPSDPVLLKEFFAFRDFAHFIEVYLAVVDLVKTPEDVRYLTYEIGRELAEGQSVRYAELTCTPYTSVLPDVPGKGMAIEAYTEAIEDARIAAERDFGLVLRWIYDIPGESGLPAADATLGFALDHRPEGLIGFGLGGPEIGVPREQFAPHFAAARSAGLHSVPHAGETTGPETIWTSIRELGAERIGHGTSAAGDPELLAYLAEHRIPLEVCPSSNVATRAVATLAEHPLPVFVDAGVLVTINSDDPPMFGTSLNREYEIAADLLGLDASGVADLSRAAVSASFAPDDVKVSLLGEIEAYAKVD from the coding sequence ATGTCCGACAGCGCCCTCGCCGGATTCATCGCCGGCCTGCCCAAGGCCGAACTCCATGTCCACCACGTCGGGTCGGCCTCCGAGCGGATCGTGTCCGAACTGGCTGAGCGCCACCCGGGCACGGTGCCCTCGGATCCGGTGTTGCTGAAGGAGTTCTTCGCCTTCCGCGACTTCGCCCACTTCATCGAGGTGTACCTGGCGGTGGTCGACCTGGTGAAGACGCCCGAGGACGTCCGCTACCTCACCTACGAGATCGGTCGCGAGCTCGCCGAGGGCCAGTCGGTCCGGTATGCCGAGCTGACCTGCACGCCGTACACGTCGGTCCTGCCAGACGTTCCGGGCAAGGGCATGGCCATCGAGGCCTACACCGAGGCGATCGAGGACGCGCGGATTGCGGCGGAGCGTGACTTCGGGCTCGTGCTGCGCTGGATCTACGACATCCCGGGGGAGTCCGGCCTGCCTGCGGCCGACGCGACGCTCGGGTTCGCGCTCGATCACCGGCCCGAGGGCTTGATCGGCTTCGGTCTGGGTGGTCCGGAGATCGGGGTGCCGCGCGAACAGTTCGCGCCCCACTTCGCGGCGGCCCGGTCCGCCGGACTCCACTCCGTCCCGCATGCCGGCGAGACCACCGGTCCCGAGACGATCTGGACCTCGATCCGTGAACTGGGGGCCGAGCGGATCGGACACGGTACGTCGGCGGCAGGTGATCCCGAACTGCTGGCGTACCTCGCCGAGCACCGGATCCCGCTTGAGGTCTGCCCGTCCTCCAATGTCGCGACCCGCGCCGTCGCCACCCTCGCCGAGCACCCGCTGCCGGTCTTCGTCGATGCCGGTGTGCTGGTCACCATCAACTCCGATGACCCGCCGATGTTCGGCACTTCCCTCAACCGGGAGTACGAGATCGCTGCCGACCTGCTCGGCCTGGACGCGAGCGGCGTGGCCGACCTGTCCCGTGCGGCCGTCAGCGCTTCGTTCGCCCCGGACGACGTGAAGGTCAGCCTGTTGGGTGAGATCGAGGCGTACGCCAAGGTCGACTAG
- a CDS encoding TIGR03857 family LLM class F420-dependent oxidoreductase yields the protein MMSEIGCYGLAGHTESPRDLLDEVRLAEDLGIGSVFLSERFNVKDAGVLAGAVAAATERIGIATAATNHNTRHPLVTATLATSVHRMSGGRYAFGLGRGFDLLFDVMGLPRVTSAQMADAISIYRRLWRGEAFGHTGPAGDYPYLSQDPSFNEDIPVLMMAIGDKSLRLAGQVADGVVLHTFFTDETLARAVATIRGAAADAGRDPASVRIWSVLATVEESISEQDRLRKLVGRLATYLQGYGEVLVRANGWSLDDLQRFRDHPLVQGYPGAFDAIGTVEELGRLRDEVLPAEWLAAAASGSAENCARRIQDQLDAGADSVVLHGATPAELAPVMKAWAAVRDPALDALPVNPGWVRTPGAGR from the coding sequence ATGATGTCCGAGATCGGCTGCTACGGACTGGCCGGCCACACCGAGTCCCCCCGCGACCTCCTCGACGAGGTGCGCCTCGCCGAAGACCTCGGCATCGGGTCGGTCTTCCTGTCCGAGCGGTTCAACGTCAAGGACGCGGGCGTGCTCGCGGGTGCCGTCGCGGCGGCGACCGAACGAATCGGCATCGCGACCGCGGCCACGAACCACAACACCCGGCACCCGCTGGTCACCGCGACCCTCGCCACATCGGTCCACCGGATGAGCGGCGGCCGCTACGCCTTCGGTCTCGGCCGCGGTTTCGATCTGCTCTTCGACGTCATGGGACTCCCGCGCGTCACCAGTGCGCAGATGGCCGACGCGATCTCGATCTACCGCCGGCTCTGGCGCGGGGAGGCCTTCGGTCACACGGGACCCGCTGGCGACTACCCGTACTTGTCGCAGGACCCCTCCTTCAACGAGGACATCCCCGTGCTGATGATGGCGATCGGCGACAAGTCGCTCCGGCTCGCCGGCCAGGTCGCCGACGGAGTGGTCCTGCACACCTTCTTCACCGACGAGACGCTGGCGCGCGCGGTCGCCACGATCCGCGGTGCGGCGGCAGACGCTGGTCGCGATCCGGCATCGGTGCGGATCTGGTCCGTGCTGGCCACCGTGGAGGAGTCGATCTCGGAGCAGGATCGCCTCCGCAAACTCGTCGGGCGGCTGGCCACGTACCTGCAGGGGTACGGCGAGGTCCTGGTTCGGGCCAACGGTTGGTCGCTCGACGACCTCCAGCGGTTCCGGGACCACCCCTTGGTGCAGGGCTACCCGGGCGCGTTCGACGCGATCGGGACGGTCGAGGAGCTCGGCCGGCTGAGGGACGAGGTGCTTCCTGCCGAGTGGTTGGCGGCTGCTGCCAGCGGCTCTGCCGAGAACTGTGCGCGACGGATCCAGGACCAGCTCGACGCCGGCGCCGACTCGGTGGTCCTGCACGGGGCAACGCCCGCCGAGCTCGCGCCCGTGATGAAGGCCTGGGCGGCCGTGCGCGATCCCGCCCTCGACGCGCTTCCCGTCAATCCCGGTTGGGTGCGCACGCCGGGGGCCGGGCGATGA
- a CDS encoding PrsW family intramembrane metalloprotease, giving the protein MSTAPRNSVAFTVVVTVAVAVGALLTLLVLALSGAPGTTLVATGLAAVPVGPVLAAYLWLDRYEPEPKRLLASGLAWGAFVATMAAVVVQGLGGLLVGFTDTFALAIAAPVVEEASKGLFLVLLLWWRRAEIDGILDGIVYAGMVGIGFAFTENILYLAAAYNGSDGMGPGGVEAVTGTFLVRCIFSPFAHPLFTAFTGIGIGLAVTSRNKSVRWLAPLGGYALAVLAHGLWNGSTVFGVGSFLVVYLVIMAPAFIGLVALAWWARETEATILRAALTDAANRGLLPATDIGWVVNLRGRRQARQHARRNSGPDAERAMRDYQQAAIELGFLHHRLLRGTAPADWQLRGQDFLGRIQAARPRIAFPGQVVPQR; this is encoded by the coding sequence ATGTCCACAGCCCCCCGCAACAGTGTTGCCTTCACGGTCGTCGTGACCGTGGCGGTCGCTGTCGGGGCGCTGCTGACGCTGCTCGTGCTGGCACTGTCCGGTGCTCCGGGGACCACGCTGGTCGCCACCGGGCTCGCTGCGGTCCCGGTCGGACCCGTGCTGGCGGCGTACCTCTGGCTGGACCGCTACGAGCCGGAGCCCAAGCGATTGCTCGCCTCGGGCCTGGCCTGGGGTGCCTTCGTGGCGACCATGGCCGCCGTGGTGGTCCAGGGCCTCGGGGGCCTCCTCGTCGGTTTCACCGACACCTTCGCGCTCGCGATCGCCGCGCCCGTCGTCGAAGAGGCGAGCAAGGGCCTGTTCCTGGTGCTGCTGCTGTGGTGGCGGCGGGCCGAGATCGACGGCATCCTCGACGGCATCGTCTACGCCGGCATGGTGGGCATCGGCTTCGCGTTCACCGAGAACATCCTCTACCTCGCTGCGGCCTACAACGGCTCCGACGGCATGGGCCCCGGTGGCGTGGAAGCGGTCACCGGCACCTTCCTGGTCCGCTGCATCTTCAGCCCGTTCGCGCACCCGCTCTTCACCGCCTTCACGGGCATCGGCATCGGCCTCGCGGTGACCTCGCGCAACAAGTCCGTGCGCTGGCTCGCACCGCTCGGTGGCTACGCGCTCGCCGTACTCGCCCACGGGCTGTGGAACGGCTCGACCGTCTTCGGCGTCGGCAGCTTCCTCGTGGTCTACCTCGTGATCATGGCGCCCGCCTTCATCGGCCTGGTGGCGCTCGCCTGGTGGGCGCGGGAGACCGAAGCAACCATCCTGCGTGCGGCCCTCACCGATGCCGCCAACCGCGGCCTGCTGCCGGCCACCGACATCGGCTGGGTCGTGAACCTCCGCGGTCGTCGGCAAGCCCGCCAGCACGCCCGCCGCAACAGCGGCCCCGACGCAGAACGCGCCATGCGCGACTACCAGCAGGCAGCGATCGAACTGGGCTTCCTGCATCACCGACTTCTCCGAGGCACCGCGCCTGCCGACTGGCAGTTGCGCGGACAGGACTTCCTCGGTCGGATCCAGGCCGCTCGGCCACGGATCGCTTTCCCCGGACAGGTGGTACCCCAGCGATGA
- a CDS encoding DUF4396 domain-containing protein, with translation MKPRNVLAANATLHCLTGCAIGEILGLMIGTAIGLTTGQTIVLAVSLAFVFGYLLSSLPLMGAGMRFGQALRLVLAADTISIIVMEVVDNAVMAAIPGAMDSGLVDPVFWLAMILALSAAFVAAFPVNRYLIDRGKGHALHHAHHDHAEHSEHDQHSGMEHH, from the coding sequence ATGAAACCCCGCAACGTCCTGGCCGCCAACGCAACGCTCCACTGCCTCACCGGTTGCGCCATCGGCGAGATCCTCGGCCTGATGATCGGCACCGCGATCGGGCTCACGACCGGTCAGACGATCGTGCTGGCCGTCAGCCTCGCGTTCGTCTTCGGCTACCTGCTGTCGTCGCTGCCCCTGATGGGTGCCGGCATGCGGTTCGGCCAGGCCCTCCGCCTGGTGCTCGCGGCCGACACCATCTCGATCATCGTGATGGAGGTCGTCGACAACGCCGTGATGGCAGCGATCCCCGGGGCCATGGACTCCGGCCTGGTCGACCCCGTCTTCTGGCTCGCCATGATTCTCGCCCTGTCGGCGGCGTTCGTGGCCGCGTTCCCGGTCAACCGCTACCTCATCGATCGCGGCAAGGGCCACGCCCTGCACCACGCCCACCACGATCACGCAGAACATTCAGAGCACGACCAGCACTCCGGAATGGAGCACCACTGA
- a CDS encoding dynamin family protein, translating to MTPGHQALTGADFHDDGLSSRMLTEVVRLNGALKAAPLPLDLPGVSALRVGREQVIDQLEDYVIPRLAEVEAPLLVVVGGSTGAGKSTLVNTIVGHKVTTPGLLRPTTRSPVLVHHPDDVRWFGVDRLLPDLARVHDATNDQNAIQLVASTEVPRGLAILDAPDVDSVDERNRELATQLLAAADLWLFVTSAARYSDQVPWDHLKVAVERNTAVALVLSRTPADDVATVSVHLARMMAARGLKDSPLFTVAHGTVSAEGLLPTSYATEIRGWLEALAADASGRRELVSQTVAGAVRTVTRKAFPIADAAALQVDAIAELLVIADKVYDDAQTELATATADGTLLRGDLLARWQEFVGSGELVRSLEAKVGFVRERLVNAIKGKPQQAERVAVAIEMALEAAVADHAERAAGIASDGWREKEYGDALLASTTDDLTRAGRALRARTEQEVRGWHEELQEFVRHEAGDARHSARFLALGVHGLAVTLGVVALAGPAPRGQSAEAVRLGQTLLETVLGRDATERIINQARGTLARRMSTLMSGERARYLAPAAQWELKPDAPHQLRQAARRVDDLRFAAAKKGTGDHL from the coding sequence ATGACCCCCGGACACCAGGCCCTGACCGGTGCCGACTTCCACGACGACGGGCTCAGCTCCCGGATGCTCACCGAGGTGGTGCGGCTGAACGGCGCGCTGAAGGCAGCCCCGCTGCCCCTGGACCTCCCCGGGGTCAGCGCCCTGCGCGTCGGGCGCGAGCAGGTCATCGACCAGCTCGAGGACTACGTCATCCCGCGCCTTGCTGAGGTCGAGGCACCGTTGCTCGTCGTCGTCGGTGGCTCCACCGGCGCCGGCAAGTCGACCCTCGTGAACACCATCGTCGGTCACAAGGTGACCACGCCCGGTCTGTTGCGCCCCACGACCCGTTCGCCCGTTCTGGTGCACCACCCCGACGACGTCCGCTGGTTCGGCGTCGATCGACTGCTGCCCGACCTGGCCCGCGTCCACGACGCGACCAACGACCAGAACGCGATCCAGCTGGTGGCCAGCACCGAGGTACCGCGCGGGTTGGCGATCCTCGATGCTCCCGACGTCGACTCGGTCGACGAGCGCAACCGCGAGCTCGCGACGCAGTTGCTGGCCGCCGCCGACCTGTGGCTCTTCGTGACCTCCGCCGCCCGCTACTCCGACCAGGTCCCGTGGGACCACCTCAAGGTCGCCGTCGAGCGCAACACCGCGGTCGCGCTGGTCCTCAGCCGCACGCCTGCCGACGACGTCGCCACCGTGTCCGTGCACCTCGCCCGGATGATGGCTGCGCGCGGCCTCAAGGACAGCCCGTTGTTCACCGTCGCCCACGGCACCGTCAGCGCCGAAGGCCTGCTCCCGACGTCGTACGCGACCGAGATCCGGGGTTGGCTCGAGGCCCTCGCGGCCGACGCCTCCGGGCGCCGTGAGCTCGTCAGCCAGACCGTGGCCGGCGCTGTCCGCACCGTGACGCGCAAGGCGTTCCCGATCGCCGACGCCGCTGCCCTCCAGGTCGACGCGATCGCCGAACTGCTGGTCATCGCCGACAAGGTCTACGACGACGCCCAGACCGAGCTCGCCACGGCCACTGCCGACGGCACCCTCCTGCGGGGTGACCTGCTGGCACGCTGGCAGGAGTTCGTCGGAAGCGGCGAACTGGTCCGCAGCCTCGAAGCGAAGGTCGGCTTCGTGCGCGAGCGCCTCGTCAACGCGATCAAGGGCAAGCCGCAGCAGGCCGAGCGGGTCGCCGTCGCGATCGAGATGGCGCTCGAGGCCGCTGTTGCCGACCACGCCGAGCGCGCTGCCGGCATCGCGTCCGACGGCTGGCGCGAGAAGGAGTACGGCGATGCCCTGCTCGCCTCGACGACCGACGACCTCACCCGTGCGGGTCGTGCGCTGCGCGCCCGTACCGAGCAGGAGGTTCGCGGCTGGCACGAGGAACTCCAGGAGTTCGTGCGCCACGAAGCCGGCGACGCCCGGCACAGCGCCCGGTTCCTGGCGCTGGGCGTGCACGGCCTGGCCGTCACCCTCGGTGTCGTTGCCCTCGCCGGCCCGGCTCCGCGCGGACAGTCCGCCGAAGCGGTTCGTCTCGGGCAGACGCTGCTGGAGACCGTTCTCGGTCGCGATGCGACCGAGCGGATCATCAACCAGGCGCGCGGCACGCTCGCTCGCCGGATGTCGACCTTGATGAGCGGCGAGCGCGCCCGTTACCTTGCGCCCGCGGCGCAGTGGGAGCTCAAGCCCGATGCACCTCACCAGTTGCGCCAGGCGGCGCGACGCGTGGACGACCTGCGGTTCGCCGCGGCCAAGAAGGGAACCGGTGATCACCTGTGA